One window from the genome of Echinicola vietnamensis DSM 17526 encodes:
- a CDS encoding DUF3467 domain-containing protein, translated as MEDNKEEEKANNQQINVELSDEVAEGIYANLAMIAHSNSEFVLDFIRLMPGVPKARVKSRIIMTPDHAKRLLSALQDNVEKYEKAFGKIEAGQDVPEFPMNFGGTLGEA; from the coding sequence ATGGAAGATAATAAAGAAGAAGAAAAAGCGAACAATCAGCAGATCAATGTGGAATTGTCCGATGAGGTGGCAGAGGGCATCTATGCCAATCTCGCCATGATTGCGCATTCCAATTCTGAATTTGTATTGGATTTTATCCGGTTAATGCCCGGAGTGCCCAAAGCTCGGGTAAAGTCGCGCATTATCATGACCCCGGATCATGCCAAGCGATTGCTTTCAGCGCTACAGGACAATGTGGAAAAGTACGAAAAGGCTTTTGGTAAGATAGAAGCAGGTCAAGATGTTCCTGAATTTCCAATGAACTTTGGCGGGACACTTGGTGAGGCTTAA